Proteins from one Pseudomonas sp. KBS0710 genomic window:
- a CDS encoding ABC transporter ATP-binding protein, translated as MLYRRFEQLIDIFRDAPSAAPPDKVLPFYLYYLRQVWPSFAALLVVGLIGALIEVALFSYLSRIIDLAQGTPPANFFQIHSAELIWMAVVALLLRPIFNGLHDLLVHQTINPGMTSLIRWQNHSYVLKQSLNFFQNDFAGRIAQRIMQTGNSLRDSAVATAEAIWHVSIYAISALVLFAEADWRLMIPLITWIVLYSLALRYFVPRVKERSVISSEARSKLMGRIVDGYTNITTLKLFAHTQNEQEYAKEAIIEQTEKTQLAARVLTSMDVVICTLNGVLIVTTTGLALWLWTQSLISVGAIALATGLVIRIVNMSGWIMWVVNGIFENIGMVQDGLKTIAAPLAVTDRENAPRLQVPHGEVRFEQVDFHYGKKSGIIGGLNLQIKAGEKIGLIGPSGAGKSTLVNLLLRLYDLQGGRILIDGQNIAEVAQESLRAQIGMITQDTSLLHRSIRDNLLYGKPDATDEELNAAIHKARADEFIPLLSDAEGRTGLDAHVGERGVKLSGGQRQRIAIARVLLKDAPVLIMDEATSALDSEVEAAIQESLETLMQGKTVIAIAHRLSTIARMDRLVVLEKGQIAETGSHAELLAHGGLYARLWQHQTGGFVGID; from the coding sequence ATGCTCTATCGTCGCTTTGAACAACTGATCGACATCTTCCGCGACGCTCCCAGCGCCGCCCCTCCTGATAAAGTCCTGCCCTTCTACCTCTACTACCTGCGCCAGGTGTGGCCAAGCTTTGCCGCCTTGCTGGTGGTCGGCCTGATTGGCGCGTTGATCGAAGTGGCGTTGTTCAGCTACCTGAGCCGCATTATCGATTTGGCCCAAGGCACGCCGCCCGCCAACTTTTTCCAGATTCACAGCGCCGAGCTGATCTGGATGGCCGTGGTGGCCCTGCTGCTGCGCCCGATATTCAATGGCCTGCATGACTTGCTGGTGCACCAGACCATCAACCCCGGCATGACCAGCTTGATCCGCTGGCAGAACCACAGCTACGTGCTCAAGCAGAGCCTGAATTTTTTCCAGAACGATTTTGCCGGGCGCATCGCCCAGCGCATCATGCAAACCGGCAACTCCTTGCGCGACTCGGCGGTGGCGACGGCGGAAGCCATCTGGCACGTGTCGATCTACGCCATCAGCGCCCTGGTGCTGTTTGCCGAAGCGGACTGGCGCCTGATGATCCCGCTGATCACCTGGATCGTTCTTTACAGCCTGGCGTTGCGTTACTTCGTGCCCCGTGTAAAAGAACGCTCGGTGATTTCCTCCGAGGCGCGCTCCAAATTGATGGGCCGCATTGTCGACGGCTACACCAACATCACCACCTTGAAGCTGTTCGCCCATACGCAAAATGAGCAGGAATACGCCAAGGAAGCGATCATCGAGCAAACCGAAAAAACCCAGTTGGCCGCGCGCGTGCTCACCAGCATGGACGTGGTGATCTGCACCTTGAACGGCGTGCTGATCGTCACCACCACCGGCCTGGCCTTGTGGCTGTGGACGCAGTCACTGATTTCCGTGGGTGCCATCGCCCTGGCTACCGGCCTGGTGATCCGTATCGTCAACATGTCCGGTTGGATCATGTGGGTGGTCAACGGTATTTTCGAAAACATCGGCATGGTGCAGGACGGTCTGAAAACCATCGCTGCGCCGCTGGCGGTGACCGACCGCGAAAACGCGCCGCGCCTGCAAGTGCCCCACGGCGAAGTCCGTTTCGAGCAGGTGGATTTCCACTATGGCAAAAAGAGCGGGATCATTGGCGGCTTGAACCTTCAGATCAAGGCCGGTGAGAAAATCGGCCTGATCGGCCCGTCCGGCGCGGGCAAATCAACCCTGGTCAACCTGCTGCTGCGCCTGTATGACCTGCAAGGCGGGCGCATCCTGATCGACGGCCAGAACATCGCCGAAGTGGCCCAGGAGTCCTTGCGGGCACAGATCGGCATGATCACCCAGGACACCTCGCTGCTGCACCGCTCGATCCGTGACAACTTGCTGTACGGCAAGCCGGATGCCACCGATGAGGAGCTTAACGCCGCCATCCACAAAGCCCGCGCGGATGAGTTCATCCCGCTGCTGTCGGATGCCGAAGGCCGCACCGGGCTGGATGCGCATGTGGGCGAGCGCGGGGTGAAACTCTCGGGTGGCCAACGCCAGCGCATTGCCATTGCGCGGGTGCTGCTCAAGGACGCGCCTGTCCTGATCATGGACGAAGCGACGTCGGCGCTGGATTCGGAAGTGGAAGCGGCGATCCAGGAAAGCCTGGAAACCCTGATGCAGGGCAAGACCGTGATTGCGATTGCGCACCGCTTGTCGACCATTGCGCGCATGGACCGCCTGGTGGTGTTGGAGAAAGGCCAGATTGCCGAGACAGGCAGCCATGCCGAACTGCTGGCTCATGGTGGTTTGTATGCCAGGTTGTGGCAGCACCAGACCGGCGGGTTCGTCGGCATCGACTAA